A section of the Jaculus jaculus isolate mJacJac1 chromosome 6, mJacJac1.mat.Y.cur, whole genome shotgun sequence genome encodes:
- the LOC105943866 gene encoding mitochondrial import inner membrane translocase subunit Tim8 A-like codes for MDSSSSSSAVGLGSVDPQLQHFIEMEMQKQCFQQLVQQMTELCWKCMDKPGPKLDSRAEACFVNCVERFIDTSQFILNRLEQTQKSKLVFSESLSD; via the exons ATGGATTCCTCCTCGTCATCCTCTGCGGTGGGCTTGGGCTCTGTGGATCCCCAGCTGCAGCATTTCATTGAGATGGAGATGCAGAAGCAGTGCTTCCAGCAGCTGGTGCAACAGATGACAGAACTTTGCTGG AAGTGCATGGACAAGCCTGGGCCAAAATTGGACAGTCGGGCTGAGGCCTGTTTTGTAAACTGCGTTGAGCGCTTCATTGATACAAGCCAATTCATCTTGAATCGACTGGAACAGACCCAGAAATCCAAACTGGTCTTCTCAGAGAGCCTTTCTGACTGA